In Mercenaria mercenaria strain notata chromosome 15, MADL_Memer_1, whole genome shotgun sequence, a single genomic region encodes these proteins:
- the LOC123561161 gene encoding uncharacterized protein LOC123561161, translated as MGRNRAKFLPSEIRFSHDDIKHEFKDGTSIQYTLKQLKTGAITIDDIPKIKIVKRDGLKFSVNNRRLWVFKRYEEFLRSRGETIAIPVTYGAHTNLTDYRLSTRNEGMSVKIRLRERSDKRIRLRSSDIRYSSDAIYFSDRKDGSLSDILETLESGFYKINTLPKVTVVQKKGIFYAINNERVLWAIKQYSEKHARDITLTCSLGRYSDLRPTSFTTKTDGLSVHVLSGYPDEKRKIKQDKCLDDSIPDVQNLYDYAVTGGALSSAWMFDRKILNTMRHFLSSKSFISEIQISGCFKSICI; from the coding sequence ATGGGTAGAAATCGTGCAAAATTTTTACCGAGTGAAATACGATTTTCGCATGACGATATCAAGCACGAATTTAAAGATGGCACTTCGATTCAATATACGCTGAAGCAATTGAAAACCGGAGCTATTACCATCGATGACATacctaaaataaaaattgtaaaaagggacggtctaaaattttcagtgaacaatcGGCGCCTGTGGGTATTTAAGAGGTATGAAGAGTTCCTCAGAAGTCGTGGAGAAACCATTGCTATTCCAGTAACATATGGAGCACACACAAACTTGACAGATTACAGACTGTCCACTCGTAACGAGGGTATGTCTGTAAAAATTAGACTTCGTGAAAGGTCTGACAAAAGAATTCGTCTTAGGTCATCGGATATTCGTTACTCCAGTGATGCAATATATTTCAGTGATAGAAAAGATGGGTCATTGTCCGATATATTAGAAACTCTTGAAAGCGGTTTCTATAAGATAAACACTCTGCCAAAAGTAACTGTTGTACAGAAAAAGGGAATTTTCTATGCTATAAATAATGAGAGAGTGCTTTGGGCTATTAAGCAATATTCTGAGAAACACGCTAGGGATATAACATTGACATGTAGTCTTGGAAGATATTCAGATTTAAGACCTACTTCGTTTACAACAAAAACAGATGGATTATCTGTACACGTTCTGTCAGGCTATCCAGatgagaaaagaaaaataaagcagGATAAATGCCTGGATGATTCTATTCCTGATGTACAGAACCTTTATGATTACGCTGTTACAGGTGGTGCCTTGTCGAGTGCCTGGATGTTTGACAGGAAGATACTTAACACTATGAGGCATTTCCTTTCAAGCAAAAGTTTTATATCTGAAATTCAAATTTCTGGTTGTTTCAAATCCATATGTATTTAA